In Campylobacter massiliensis, the DNA window TTAACTTTCAGGCTCGATAGACTATTTTTCGCGTATCGTCTTGTCCTTACCTTTATTTTTGCGCCTTTGTGTCAAATTTGACTGCCAGCTTGTTTGGTATCTTTATTCACCGCTCGTTAAATCGTTACTATTTTATTTAAATATTAAATAAAACATATTATAATTGCGCTAAAAAATGGATAAATAAATGCTCTTTAACTCTTATGAATTTATATTTTTGTTCTTGCCTTTTACGTTTTTTATATATTTTTATCTAAACAAAAAGCGCCTTACCGAATTGGCAAAGGGCTTTTTGGTACTATCGTCACTATTTTTTTATAGTTGGTGGAACATTACTTATTTGCCATTAATTTTAGGTTCTATGATATTGAACTATTGCCTTGGATTGGAGCTAAATAAAGATAATCCTAAAATTTCAAAGAAGATTATTCTTCCATTAGGAATAACTGGAAATTTAGCGCTTCTTGGGTATTTTAAATATTCTGATTTTTTAATAAGCAATATAAAATTTGCCTTTGATGTTCAAATATCTCATTTAAATTTACTTTTACCTCTTGCTATTTCGTTTTTTACTTTTCAGCAAATTGCATATTTGGTGGATAGCTCTACGGGGGGGGTACGAAGCAGTATGATTTCTTGAGTTACTGCTTGTTTGTTACATTTTTTCCACAACTAATCGCAGGTCCAATCGTGCACCACAAAGAAATGATGCCGCAGTTTGCAAAAGCTAGAAATAAAATAATTAATTATAAAAATATAGCTCTCGGGCTTTTTATATTTTCTATTGGACTTTTTAAAAAGGTCGTTATTGCCGACACCTTTGCTGTTTGGGCAACAAACGGATTTGATAATGCCGCATTTCTGAATTTTTTCGAAGCTTGGGTTACTAGCCTTAGCTATACTTTTCAGCTTTATTTTGATTTTAGTGGCTACTGTGATATGGCGATCGGCGCGGCGCTGCTTTTTAACATCAAACTCCTGATAAATTTCAACTCGCCCTACAAGGCTTTAAATATTCAGGATTTTTGGCGCAGGTGGCATATCACGCTAAGCCGTTTTTTGAGAGATTACGTCTATATCCCGCTGGGAGGCAACCGCAGAGGCAAGGCGAGAACGTACGTAAATTTAGCTGCGACCTTCGTGATAGGCGGTATCTGGCACGGGGCGGGCTGGACGTTTGTATTTTGGGGATTTTTACACGGCGCAGCTTTGATCGTCCAAAGGATTTGGAGCGAGCTAGGCTTTAGGCTAAATAAATTCCTAGCTTGGTTTATAACCTTTAACTTCGTAAATATTGCGTGGGTATTTTTTAGAGCTAAGGAGTGGGACGACGCGCTAAAGGTGCTAAAGGGGATGTTTGGCCTAGGCGGCGGGCTAGCTCTAAATTCGCGGCTAGAGAGAAAGGTCGGTTTTTTGAGGGAGTACGGCATTAAATTTGGCGAGTGGAATCCAAATATACAAATAGACAGCACAAATACCTTGCTCTACTACTTGATCGCGGGTTTTGCGGTCTCGCTACTGTTTAAAAACTCTGCGCAAAAGCTACAAGGCTTTAGACTCGGCGGGCTAAATTTGACCCTTGCGGTACTTTGTTTTACGCTGGGCGTTTTAAATTTGCACAAAATGTCTCAATTTTTATATTTTAACTTTTAGGAAAATCGTATGAAATTTAAAAAATGGACGTTTAGTTTTTTGGCCTCGGCGGCTTTGATTTTCGCGCTCGTAGCGGTTTTTAATTACCTGGTCGATCCATATAGGATTTACGATACGGATATCTTTAAAAATAAACCCAGAGAGGACTTGCAGTCGCGCTTTATGAAGGTTGTAAAGATCCAAAAAATCAGGCCTGCATCGATATTTTTAGGCAACTCCCGCCCGCAAACAGCTCTAAATTCGGCGCATAGATACTTTACGCAGCCTGCTTTTAACGCGGCTGTATCGGGAAGCAATCTAAATGAAGCTAAAGCCTATCTAAAATGGGCGATAAAGCAGGGAAATTTAAAGCAGGCATTGCTCGTTTTTGACGACAAGACGATGCTAGGCGGCGGTAGCAAGGCCGATGATTTTGAGGAGTATTTTAAAAATCCTAGCGCGTATAAGATTTTATTTAGCTCTCAGACGCTTCGCGACTCGGTAGCGACCGTCCTAAAATACGGCAAAACTCTGCTTTTTGAACCAGACGGCAGACGAACCGAGGCGTCGCTACTGGAAGAGGTGCGAAGAAACGGCGGATACCGCAAATACTCCGTAAAAAAGATAGAGAGCGGATATATGGCTGAACGCAAAAGGGACGAGGTGTCAAGGCTGTCTTATGAAAATTTTATCGAGATTTTAACGGACGCTCACGAAAATAACGTAATCCTAGATATCGCTATAAGTCCGCTGCACGTAAGGTTGCTTGAAGCTATGGACTACAGGGTCGGGCTTGACGTGGCGTGGTACGAGTGGAAAAAGCAGATAATGGCCGTAAACGAAGAGGTTGCCAAGCGTCTAGGAAAAAAGCCGTTTAGGATAGTGGATTTTGGCCTTTATAACGAGATAACGGCGCAGGAGCTACCCAAAGACGCAGACCAAATTTCGCCGTACTACTGGGAGGCTAGCCACTATAACGCAAGGCTCGGCGATATGATGCTGGATTTCTTAACGGGGCAGGGCGAGCAAGTGGGGCTAGGCGTAGAGATAACTAGCAAAAACATAGACACGCACATAGAAAAGCAAAAGGGCTTGAGAGCTAAATTTATAGATATGCGGGAGTATAGGCGCGAGGTTTTGGGCGAGTAGATTTTAGGGCGGTAAATTTATTTAAAAGCCAAGATTTTATATAATCGCACAATAAAATTTAAAGGCTAAATTTGCAAAGATACCCCACGAAACAGATAAAAATCCGGGACGTAAAAATAGGCGGAGACGCGCCTATATCGGTGCAGTCGATGACGTTTAGTAAAACCAAAGACGTAAAAGGCACGCTAGAGCAGATACAAAGGCTCTATTTTGCGGGCTGCGATATCGTGCGCTGCGCCGTGTTTGACAAAGAGGACACCGCCGCGCTACGCGAGGTGGTCAAATCTAGCCCGCTACCAGTCGTCGCCGACATTCACTTTAACCACAACTACGCCGTGATAGTTAGCGAGTTTGTCGACGCTATCCGCATAAATCCGGGCAACATCGGCTCCAAAAAGAACATCAAAGCCGTCGTGGACGCGTGCAAGCAGCGAAATCTGCCTATCCGTATCGGCGTAAACTCGGGCTCGCTCGAAAAGCAGTTTGAGGACAGATACGGCCGCACGGTCGAAGCGATGGTGCAAAGCGCGCTTTATAACATAAATTTGCTCGAGGATTTTGACTTTACCGATATCAAAATCTCGCTAAAATCAAGCGATATCGAGCGCACGATGGCCGCATACCGCGCGCTTAGGCCGCTTGTGGCGTATCCGTTTCACCTTGGCGTGACGGAGGCTGGCACTAGTTTTCACGCGACGATAAAATCAGCGATTGCGCTAGGCGGACTGCTACTGGAGGGCATCGGCGACACGATGCGAGTTAGCATCACGGGCGAGCTAGAAGAAGAGATCAAGGTCGCAAAAGCGATCCTCAAAGATAGCGGCCGCCAAAAAGAGGGGCTAAATATCATCTCGTGCCCGACTTGCGGGCGTTTGCAAGCTGACCTGATGGCCGCGGTAAAGCTCGTCGAGGAGAAAACCAAACACATCAAAGAGCCGCTAAACGTCTCGGTGATGGGCTGCGTCGTAAACGCGATCGGCGAGGCCAAGGGCGCGGACGTAGCGATAGCGTTTGGCAAAGGAAACGGCATGATAATGCGCAAAGGCGAGGTAGTCGCGAGGCTGCCCGAGAGCGAGCTAGTCGATAGATTTTTACTAGAAATTGACGACGAGATAAAGTCTCGGGCGTAAATTTTGGGCGTCAAATTTGACGTTTGGCGGCGAGCGGCTCGGTCAAATTTGAGCCGATAAATTTGGCCTCTGGCTCGGGTTTAAATTTGATCGTCAAATTTGAACTCTATTTTATCGGCGCGAGCCTGCGAAACTGCGCCCTTTACGGCGCTAACTCAAATTTGACCGCTCAAAGCTAAAGCAAATTTACGAGCAAGCGTCAAATTTGAATCCAAATTTTATAAAATCCGCCCAAATGCAGGCAAATTTAACAAGATAAAAGGACACTAAAATGGCAAAAGAAAACATCGATATGCACAATCTCTACGACCTAGATATGGAGCGCGCGATCCTCGCGTCCATCATCTATAGCGCGGATAATCTAAGCGAGATTTTCGATATCCTAAGCCCGTTTGATTTTTACCTGCGCGCTCACGGCGACGTTTACGACGCGATGGTAAAGTGCCTAAACGAAAATTTGCCCGTCGAAACGGGGTTTTTAAAAACCAAGCTGGGAAACAAATTTGACGAAAACGTGATGAGCGAGATCATCGGCACGAACTCGATCCTAGACGTCAAAAAATACGCCAATGAGATCAAAGAAAAATCAATCAAGCGAAGCCTGGTAAAAATCGCGCACCAGATACCTAGCAAAGTGAGCGAGGATAAGCCTAGCCGCGATATGGTGGACGAGCTGAGTCAGAGTTTTTATTCGCTAGTGGACGGGCAGAG includes these proteins:
- the ispG gene encoding flavodoxin-dependent (E)-4-hydroxy-3-methylbut-2-enyl-diphosphate synthase encodes the protein MQRYPTKQIKIRDVKIGGDAPISVQSMTFSKTKDVKGTLEQIQRLYFAGCDIVRCAVFDKEDTAALREVVKSSPLPVVADIHFNHNYAVIVSEFVDAIRINPGNIGSKKNIKAVVDACKQRNLPIRIGVNSGSLEKQFEDRYGRTVEAMVQSALYNINLLEDFDFTDIKISLKSSDIERTMAAYRALRPLVAYPFHLGVTEAGTSFHATIKSAIALGGLLLEGIGDTMRVSITGELEEEIKVAKAILKDSGRQKEGLNIISCPTCGRLQADLMAAVKLVEEKTKHIKEPLNVSVMGCVVNAIGEAKGADVAIAFGKGNGMIMRKGEVVARLPESELVDRFLLEIDDEIKSRA